DNA from Rosa rugosa chromosome 6, drRosRugo1.1, whole genome shotgun sequence:
TTTGTTATGTGGAAATTTACCTCGTAcattttggttttttgtttccACAGTTTTTAGTTACGTAGCAACTGACCACAACGTTGTTATAGCTTCTAATGGTGACAATTATGACAATTGTGTTGCATCTCCAAGCTTTGGTGTGTATGACAGTGGaatgatgcaataacattgaaTGAAGCTGGAACCTACGACTTCTTATGTTCATGTCATTGCGACTCTCTGCAACAGAAAGTTATGGTCACTGTGAACTAGATGAGAAAATGTTACTCCATCGAACAATTTTGTTGAGCTCAAACGCTTCTCAGAGATTTTTATGATTAAgtaatttgtaattttgttttcaattaaatATGCTCTATGCCTCTATGTGAGGTCCCAGAAAATTTCAATATATTTTTAATAATTAATTTTCACATTGAGGAAATATATTGTCGAGATCAATAAGAAATTCGGTAAATATTTTCTTGTGCAAATTGAATTAATGATATTTACTTTGGGTGTCAAAAGTGATTTTTGGTGTGGATCACATCAGATAAgattgtcaaagcaaatggagtagcctttcgtgcactctttgctaattggtgcttgttagaatacatagatctTATGGAgagtcttggtattatttcaggatgttctctttatgcttattgtaatttagggttcaggctctatgtccccccccccccccccccccttgtattctgcaatttcattaatcaaggcttgagagcagccgcaccagccctatttcaaaaaaaaaaaaaaaaaaaaatagatgtcGTGTTATAAAGACACTAAACCATTATTAAGCGTAGGGGCATGGCTATCATTCCAAATCTCTTCGTAGTTTGATTAGAAAGCACTCCCCTGATTTCCTTTGTTTATCGGAACCAATGACATCTTTGACGCGTATTCCTGATTCTTTTTGGAGATCTATTGGTATGCAATTGGTAGGTGTCAATGATCGAGGTCAGTTATTTCCTAATATTTGGGTTTTTCATTCAATAAACATATCACCTCCTACTATGATATCTTCTTCTAGTCAACATCTGTTTGTGCAGTTTTGCGTTGGTGGTATTGCTCATGGTCTGGTTTTTGTCTATGCGGCAACAACTAGTGTGGCACGTCGCCCTTTATGGTCCGCAATTGAACAAATTAATACAAGCTTCTCGGGTCCTTTGCTGTTAGTTGGTGATTTCAATGCAATCTTAGGAGCCCATGAAAAGACTGGTGGAAGGCTGCCTACTCGTGTTTCCTGTGACGACTTTCAGACTATGGTGGATGTGTGTCATTTGACACATATTGATATTAAAGGTTCACCGTTTACATGGACAAATGGTCAAGGAGTTGGCTCACATATTGAAATGTTGTTGGACAGGTGCTTTTGTTCTATTCCATGGTTAGACTCTTAGCCGATAACTAGTTGTTCCACTTTGGTTCGGCACTCTTCTGATCATAATCCTCTCTTGATTTCTTTCACCAACTATGTTGCACAAGGCCCGATTCCTTTCCGTTTTCAGAAGATTTGGTTGGGGCACTCAGATTTTCTTAAAATTATTCACGCCACATGGCAATCCTTTGAGGTATGTGGTTGTCCTATGTTTATTCTGCAAAGGAAGCTTAAACTTTTAAAACCTATTCTCAAGGAGTGGAATGTTAATGTCTTTGGTAATGTTCATACTGCTGTGGATAGTGCACGCACTGCACTTGAACAAATTCAACTAGCCATATCTCTTGATGGGTTTACTGAAGCGCCTCATGTTGAGGAACTTTTAGCCCAGGATGCTTTGTCGAATGCTTTGTTGGTTCAGGAAAAATTCTGGGCAGAGAAGGCTAGGGTGAGATGGGTCAGGGAAGGTGACAGAAATTCTAGCTATTTCCATACTTTGGCAAAAATTCGAAGAGCACGCTCCTCTATCACTTCTCTTTGCATTGGGAATGACTTGGTGGATGATGTTAATATTTTGCGTGATCATGTCGTTCAACATTTCACTTGCCTTTTCAGAGGATGGAAATATTGATGATACAGGTTTGGTTGAAAATCTCATTCCTTCCATGGTTTCGGATTCAGAAAATTGCTCTTCCTTCTGCTGAAGATGTCAAAAATGTTGTATTTTCCATGAATGTTGATAGCGCCCCAGGTCCGGATGGTTATACTGGTCATTTTTTTCAGGCTTGTTGGGATGTTGTTGGGTTGGATGTGGTCCGTGCTGTTAGATCTTTCTTTCAGTCAGGTTATATATTGCCCAATCTAAATTCCAGCTTTGTGGCACTCATTCCAAAGGTTCAAGAGGCTAATGTTATCACTCAATTTCGGCCCATTGCTAtggctaatttttcttttaaaattatTACTCGCATACTAGCAGACCGTCTTGCTCCTATTGCTTCCAGGATTATATTGCCGAACCAATTTGCTTTTCTGAAAGGAAGACAAATCTCTGATTGCATCTTTCTAGCTTCTGAATGTGTTAACTTGTTGGATAATAAATGTTGTGGAGGGAATGTTGCTATTAAGTTTGATGTAGCGAAGGCCTTTGATACTCTGAATTGGGACTTCCTTCGAAGGGTTCTTAATGCTTTTGGTTTTCATGCAACTTTCGTAGACTGGATTAGTTCTATATTGGCTTCAGCTCGCCTCTCCATCTTATTTAATGGCTCTCCAGTGGGATTTTTTGGTTGTAGCCGCGGAGTTCGGCAAGGTGATCCACTGTCTCCTCTTCTCTTTTGTCATGCTGAAGAAGTTCTTAGCCGTGGTCTCTTGTGTCTGGTTGATATGGGGCATGTCCAAGCTATTTCCTCTCCTCGTCCTGTGAAAGTCCCTTCTCATGTCTTATTTGCTGATGATATAATGGTTTTTTGTAAGGGCGATAAAAGAAGCCTACTAAATCTTATGGCTTTCTTTGAGGAGTACGGCCTTAACTCGGGCCAGTTGGTGAACAAAACCAAGTCTCATGTTTATTTGGGCAAGTCAGCTGTTCATCGTCGTACtctaatatattcttggttgGGTGTTCCAGTGGGTAAATTGCCCTTCATGTACCTTGGCGTGCCAATTTTTGTTGGCCGACCAAAGCAAATTTATTTCCAGGTCTTGGCTGATCGAATTCGTAATGTTATGTCTCAATGGAGAGGGCATTCTCTCTCCATGGCAGGACGGGTAACTCTGGTCAATTCTGTGGTGGTTAGTATGCTTTCCCATAGTTTCACAATTTATGCTTGGCCAAGGACTGTATTGCAACAAGTTCGAAATTGGATGAGGAATTTTATTTGGACCGGCAATGTGTCTTCTAGAGCCTATCATCCGGTGTCTTGGAAAAAGTGTTGTGCTCCGTTGAAGGAGGGTGGTCTTGGAGTTCGTAATATTATGGCTCTTAATAACGCTTTCCTCCTaaaaaaattttgggatttCTTAACTAAGTCTACACCAGCGGCTGCTTTTTTTTCTGCTCGGTTTCTTCAACATTCAGGTCAGCCATGTCCTTACTATAAAAAATCATCTATTTGGCCTGGCATGCGACCCTTGTTTATGGATATTTTCTATAGCTCTAAATGGTTAGTGGGCAATGGTCGTTCAATTGATTTTTGGCATGGTAATTGGCTTAATGGTTCAATTGTTGATAAATTGGGTATTGACCATCAACTTGGCAAGTTATTATGTGCCAAAGTTTCTGATTTCATCAAAGATGGCTCTTGGTATTGCTCTACTAATTTATATGTTGATCTTGCTACACTTTGGTCAGAAATTTCAGCTATTAGACTTCCTTATTCAGACATGGAGGATAGGCTAGTGTGGTTGGATTCTTCTGATGGGAACTTATCTTTATCTATAGCCTATGAGTTGAAGAGGAGTAAACAAGCAATTGCTCCTTGGGATAGATGGGTTTGGCATCAGTGTTTTCGCCCTCGCAACTCTGTTACGTTATGGAAATTTCTTCATGGTAAGCTTTTAACAGATGATCTCTTGCTTCAGCGaggcttttcttttgcttctatgtGCTCCCTCTGTCATGCATCGGTTGAGACAGCCCACCACCTTTTTTTTTAGTGTTCTTTCTCTATGAAGGTCTGGTCCGCAATTTTATCTTGGTTTAAAGTCACTACTCTTTTCTTGGATATATCCGCTTTCTTCTCTTACCCACTACAGCATGGTTTTGGTACTCAATTGCAATTGCTTTGGTGGGGGATGATGGGAGCTGGCTTCTACTCTCTTTGGAATGCTAGAAATTCTATTCGTTTTGATGAGCGTTGCTTAACGGTTGATTATTTGATTCACTCTATCAAGCTGCAAATTCGAGAGGTCGACTCTTGGGGTTTTGGAATTATGCGTAACTCAGTAGATGAGCTTTGTATTTTTAGTGCTCTTGGAATTAGTGGTAGAGCCTCAAGAACACATCAAATTCATGAAGTAAATTGGCTTGCTCCTTGTGCTTTTCAATTAAAGGTTAATACTGATGGTGCTGCTCGTGGGACGCCAGGGCTTGCAGGCTATGGAGGTATTTTTCGTGATCACTTAGGCAATTTTATGGGTTGTTTTGCTAGTTCCATGGGTATTGCTACTGCCCTAGAAGCAGAGCTTCAAGCCATTATTCATGCAGTTACAATAGCATCAAGAAAAGGATGGAATTCTCTCTGGATTGAGTGTGATTCAGCGGTAGCAATTCACTTTCTTGCCACTAATAATTGCTCAGTCCCTTGGCGTCTATCTGTTGATTGGGTCAATTGTTGTACCATTCTCTCCTCTATGCAGATACGtttttcacatatttatcgagaaaggaatcaagtggctgactgcttagctaactatggggtggatcatgaggggcattattggtgggactcttgccctccttgtgcttcagttgcctttgttcacaatctgcaaGGTTTACCGAATTTCCGTATTCGCTAATTTTGTGGTGCTTGATAGACTTCATGAAAAGgtgggtttgggttatggtgatTTCTGCTGCATGGTTGCTGATGAACTATAGGTGTGTTCCATATATGTGGTTGCTGCGTGGTCACATATATTTGCATGGTTACTGCATGTCCTTCTTCTTTCCATCAGTTTGTAACTATTGTTTACtgctcactttgagtactttacttcattttgttctcagagaggttttggtttatgcccccctctctcttcttgtaatttcttttcttttattaataacataaaatagagggatgggcggtggttcccggttgcgattgccccctttctttcgagattgtgggtgggtgccagtcaccccaaatcggctatcgcagaggaactaatatcacataatcctctatttaatttaaaaaaaaatttatattcctcTAAATCTATTAATATCATTCACTGTTGGACTGTTTTCTAGTATTGAGCCTAAACGTGGTCTTATGTATGCTACTTgagtaataataatattatgtcTAGGCTCATCTGGGTAAATGCTGCTACTAAATAAGGCTGAAGGTATATTATCGATGGTTAACAAGATTCTTCCTCCCTAAATGCTAAAAAAATTCTTGATATATTCACGAAGTTCTAGACGAAAGGAAAATATATGATAGTCATGCTCAATATATATAATCGTGTTAGAAAACCATGCTCAAGTAATAAACCTGGTGTTACTTTAATATTTTTCTCTTCATGCTAAATACGCAGGCACTATTGATGtaatcacacaacactcatcAGATAACGGAACAAAGGTTGACTATTGTCTGTTCAAGTGAACTCTATTGTACAACGCTATTAGTcatattctgttgtgtgaatctcAGCAAATTGATAACTTTTTTCTCATAACCACATTGCACAACATAATTAAGCATAGTCCGTTGACTACGTCTTCCAAAATTTAGCGATAGATTTCCCTCCATTCTCAAGTCATAATCCCTCTTGAAACAATAAAATTTGGGCTACAAGAAACAACAGTTTAGCTATTTTGGTTGTATGACTGATAACTAGGCACCAAATTTTGAGGAATCTCGCTTTAATGTCTTGGTTTCAAGTTCGCTTGAATCACAAACTAAATTGAATGGCAAAACAAAaggaacaaaatcaaaatttgcaAAGCAAACAGAACGAAAACAAATTTGGacggaaaagacaaaaaaaaaaaaaaaaaaagatggtcaGGCATTTGGACGGTGGCTTAGGGATCGTTCTGATGCTGGTGAAGCTGCTCGATTCAAGCTCTTTCAAGATGAAGGAGATGTCGTCGCTGCGATTTTGATGGTGTTGAAATCGGAAATTTAAACTTGCTCtcactcatctctctctttgTGTGACTAAgagcaacaaaaacaaaagaagagctcgattagatgatgatgatgtttcCTGGCAGTTCTCGACCGCGCCGATCTTCGATTGGACTGCATTGTCTTCCTTGGACTTCGGCGCCCTCGCTTCTTCTGAGGAGGGTTTTTTATCGACGAGGGGCTACATTGGAGGTTGGTTTGCCGATTCGGTTTTAGAAGCTGAATCAGACATGGAGATTGAGGAACTAAATCAATCCTTAGTGGAAGAGAGCTGATGGGAATTGATGAGAATGCCTATGTTCACTCTAGTTTGTTAATGGAGTTGGAAGCACCCATGGCTGCTCTAAAACCTAAAGTAGGGGTTTGGAAAATTTTTCTGGTCGGGTGGGTTAGAGGTGCGGGCGTTGTTGGGCCACAATCCTTCTATTGTCCTCCCATTTGTTTTTAGTCTCTTTGTTATGAAAATGTCTGTTTTTCCCTTCTTGTGGGCCATTGGAATTAACCAAATTGAAAAAAGTGGTGGTGAGTTGTGGTCTAATTGTAAAGCCAATATCGTGAAGCTCATGGATTATAATCTcattgacattttttttttttgaataatatcatgtcgatatattagtaattctcaggccagaaaggaccattacatatcctccctctaccatctctgggtagataaagagacTGTGGTAAAAAAACTACAACGATATATAGATTAGTCCGATCATTtaacggtacccatgctcacttattcaaagaaagcctataaactatgttaccaATGACAAGTAAATAGACAAAGTTCAAATGGaaataaaactaaattttctccttgcccttaacactaGGGCTTGGAGGTTTGCTAGGGCAGACGACACTCAGCACATCTTCAATAGAAACTTTCTTACTCTTAGAGGGGTTTTTGTTCTTCAACCCCAGAggccttcctttcttcttcttgatcggCTGCATGTCTTCTTGTTTGATAACTCCTTCCTTATGAATCAGGATTCCCCCTGGAGCCTCAATCAATCCAAGAGACTTGGTAGAGAATTTGGTGTGGAATTCCAGCAACTTTAGCTTCTTTTGGAGCATGGATGGGCTTGTGGCCTGGCTACTCTCTCCAAAAGGAGTTTTCAGTTTCTTTGGGGATGTGAATGGTGAGGATGGACGCCCTCTCTTGACTACAGCTTGGTCTGTTTCAACAGGAGGTAAGGCTAACACTGTATTTTATTGCTTTAGGCCTCACATCCTCATTCCTGATGACAATGGGACGCCTAGGTTTGTGTGTAGATGGAGCATCAAATAGATTCCGAGCGATAGATGGCAATATGGGGGCTTGAACTCCATGAAAACAAAAGGTTCCATTTGAAAGCGGAGATCAGAGAGGCCCGTAAAATGAGACGCCAGAGAGGTCTCAATTGCAACCTGTGCTTCAGTGTTATTTTGCAGCTTCGGTGCAGCCCCCAGAGGGCATTCATCCTGCTCATGGATAATCAAATTGCAGTCCCTGCACTTTCCATGTAAATTCTCAAAGAAATAAGTTATCTCCTTCACCACACTAGGGATCAGTTTCAACATACGTTTCAAAAAGAAGAGTTGGGAAATAGCATGCGCTACATGAACCCTAATCAGGCCTTTGTGATCAAATAGCTTCTGATCAAGGTCCAGATACTTTCCTGCAATCGAAGCCACATTCATAATAGTTTTCCTATCCTCTAGAGCAGGTGGAATACCTGAATTCTTGACCCAAAAGAAGAGATGATTCATGGGAACCTCAAGCGGATCTGCAAGCCCATCATATTGTTGCAGTAGTACAGGAGATCGACTAAAGTACCATGGCCCTCCACGGATAACCTTGTTTCGGTGTCTCTTCAGATCAAAAGTAAACACAACCCGGCCATGCCCGTTGAAGCCTCCATCAAGGACCCAAATCCATCGGAAATGGCGTTGAAGGTCCACAGCTTCATATTTCTTCTTCGTCAACGGTttggacatttttttttttttttgaatcactAAATATCTAGTTATGTTTAATACTTACCAAAAATatacaaaataaaacaattataTCCAAAAAAACTTAACGAAGGAGTTAATAAAACTTTTTAGTTTCAGCCATGAGACTAAAGTTCTTCTCGTTCGAACTAGGAGAAATGTTTCCTATTATGTTTTGAAAGGATTACTTCTAGTCTAATTATAATTCCCCTTGCATCTTGGAAAGGAAAAACAGCTGCAAGctctatatataattatatgtactGGCCATTGGTTCTATTCTCAATACGTTTTAATTGATTTAGAATTTGAACATCAGAACTGGGAAAAAGCCAAAAAGGTACTCCTTGTTGGCATtagctcctatatataccccaAAACCTTTGCCACTATCTCTcggaaaacagaaagaaaattcAAGGTACTCGAGaatggttttgaaaagcgtACAAGGAAAAAAATATGGGTTCTTCCAACACCACTAAAGCTTGCTGCGGTTGTTTCTGGTCGTCCAACAAGGAAAAGAGCACCACCAATAATGAGCCCAACTTAATTACCAACCAAAGGCAATGCTTGAAAAAAATTTAGATACAAATTAATAGAAAGGGAaaagataaaattgaagaagaTGGCAGAGAAAGCAAAGAAGGAGCGAGTGAAAAGTTTTGCACTAGACAGGCAAGTCTAGCCAAATGGTTCATGATAACCAATATTCAACGCGTCAATATTCTATTGGTCACCACAATGTACGAGTGTGGCAAGATTACTAGATTAGTGAATAATCATATTGGAAGGTACGTAGAGTGTATGTTTAGTGATGAAGCCGCAATAGTTGTACCGTCATGTATAATTTAGGACTATAGTTTTCTAAGTTTTGTTCTTATTTCAAGATTATCGTCTTTAGGTGttatttcattcaagttattaGTAATAGTCATTGATGACGAAATAGCCCCTGTTGATTGTTTTTTCCTATTGCTATAGCAATAATATGTTATTTAAACAAATTTATATTGATAAGACTTCATAGCTTAATGTTTATTTAGACAAATTTCATGTGTTACAATTTTAATTCATGTTCGTTAGGCTTCACTTACACCCAGTTTGGTGCTTTTTCTCATGTTCCGAGCTAGGCAAGTTATATTTTTCTGAATTAAAACAAAGTACTTTGCAATTAATTTTGAATACCTAAAGCAATTAATGTTATTCTTGCACAGAAAGAAAagtaaatattattattattattattttgtttcaaaAAATCTACGGGGTGGGCCCCAAATGTTACCGTTGGCAGCTGGAAAAACTCGTAAACTTGACGCGAAAATTTTCCTTTGCCTATCCGGACGAGGAACAACCCAATTCCAAATGAGAGAAGGAAATGCCGTCTATATAATCCACTCTCCACTTTCCTATTCTCATCTACTTTCCAGTTCTCCACTTCTCTTAAAGTTTCCGGTTCGCCCTTTCCCAATTCTCCTAGATCATTTTTCTCCGTTTTCTTTGTCGATTTCCATGGCGACGATCCAGAAAAATGAGTCGCTGAATTACTGGAGGGATTTCTTTGCCACTGCAAACAACTCCACCATTTTCGATGTTCTTGACCACGCCATCACCCTCGCTGCCTCCGATTTTCCGGAGGAGTTCACTCGCCAAAGGAGTCGAATTCTCGGTTCGATTCAGGGTTTGGGCGGCGGTGATTATCGGCGCTCCGATCTAGGGTTTGGTACAGCATCTGAAACTGGGTCGGAACAAA
Protein-coding regions in this window:
- the LOC133716631 gene encoding uncharacterized protein LOC133716631, which codes for MTSLTRIPDSFWRSIGMQLVGVNDRGQLFPNIWVFHSINISPPTMISSSSQHLFVQFCVGGIAHGLVFVYAATTSVARRPLWSAIEQINTSFSGPLLLVGDFNAILGAHEKTGGRLPTRVSCDDFQTMVDVCHLTHIDIKGSPFTWTNGQGVGSHIEMLLDRKLKLLKPILKEWNVNVFGNVHTAVDSARTALEQIQLAISLDGFTEAPHVEELLAQDALSNALLVQEKFWAEKARRMEILMIQVWLKISFLPWFRIQKIALPSAEDVKNVVFSMNVDSAPGPDGYTGHFFQACWDVVGLDVVRAVRSFFQSGYILPNLNSSFVALIPKVQEANVITQFRPIAMANFSFKIITRILADRLAPIASRIILPNQFAFLKGRQISDCIFLASECVNLLDNKCCGGNVAIKFDVAKAFDTLNWDFLRRVLNAFGFHATFVDWISSILASARLSILFNGSPVGFFGCSRGVRQGDPLSPLLFCHAEEVLSRGLLCLVDMGHVQAISSPRPVKVPSHVLFADDIMVFCKGDKRSLLNLMAFFEEYGLNSGQLVNKTKSHVYLGKSAVHRRTLIYSWLGVPVGKLPFMYLGVPIFVGRPKQIYFQVLADRIRNVMSQWRGHSLSMAGRVTLVNSVVVSMLSHSFTIYAWPRTVLQQVRNWMRNFIWTGNVSSRAYHPVSWKKCCAPLKEGGLGVRNIMALNNAFLLKKFWDFLTKSTPAAAFFSARFLQHSGQPCPYYKKSSIWPGMRPLFMDIFYSSKWLVGNGRSIDFWHGNWLNGSIVDKLGIDHQLGKLLCAKVSDFIKDGSWYCSTNLYVDLATLWSEISAIRLPYSDMEDRLVWLDSSDGNLSLSIAYELKRSKQAIAPWDRWHGFGTQLQLLWWGMMGAGFYSLWNARNSIRFDERCLTVDYLIHSIKLQIREVDSWGFGIMRNSVDELCIFSALGISGRASRTHQIHEVNWLAPCAFQLKVNTDGAARGTPGLAGYGGIFRDHLGNFMGCFASSMGIATALEAELQAIIHAVTIASRKGWNSLWIECDSALPLFTICKVYRISVFANFVVLDRLHEKVGLGYGDFCCMVADEL